The following are encoded in a window of Emcibacter sp. SYSU 3D8 genomic DNA:
- a CDS encoding MFS transporter, giving the protein MTEPAAYVLPRPWIDRMPGSAVFFERRVFLFFFLGFSSGLPFVLPFGTLTYWLTAAGTHKGEIGLFTLVTLPFAFKFVWAPIIDRLPFPALTRMLGRRRGWLLAIQIALIGAILLMAASNPGPGHLMLTAAAAVLVAFFSASQDIVIDGLRIELLDERRQGAGVAAYTTGYRIAMLITASGILIVAGLVGWSVAYAAVAVLMLVGVGATLATPEPAVNVGDVAREEKDAQDFLKRQAGLPPALAGLAAWFYTAVASPFLEFFRRFGMFSIIVLALVLFYKLGDTLASMMTGPFYLELGFTLEQVGLISKPVGLVSTIVGAVLGGVMVNRLGVIKSLWIGGIAQLISNFSYVLLAWAGNDPWALGGVIAVENFASGVGITAFIAYMSGLCNVAYTVTQYALLTSLMNVGRTLLSAPSGYLAEAVSWPVFFSMTAVAAVPGLLLLWWVTRRFGTATKPPSVLL; this is encoded by the coding sequence ATGACCGAACCCGCCGCCTATGTCCTGCCGCGACCCTGGATCGACCGGATGCCCGGATCGGCGGTATTCTTCGAGCGGCGCGTCTTCCTGTTTTTCTTTCTCGGCTTCTCCTCGGGCCTGCCGTTCGTGCTGCCGTTCGGAACGCTCACCTACTGGTTGACCGCCGCCGGCACGCACAAGGGCGAGATCGGCCTGTTCACCCTGGTGACGCTGCCCTTCGCCTTCAAGTTCGTCTGGGCGCCGATCATCGACCGGCTGCCCTTTCCCGCTCTCACACGGATGCTGGGACGCCGGCGCGGCTGGCTGCTCGCGATCCAGATTGCCCTGATTGGCGCGATCCTGCTGATGGCCGCCTCCAATCCCGGTCCCGGCCACCTGATGCTGACTGCCGCGGCGGCGGTGCTGGTGGCGTTTTTCTCGGCCAGCCAGGACATCGTCATCGACGGCCTGCGCATCGAACTGCTCGACGAACGCCGGCAGGGCGCGGGCGTGGCGGCCTATACGACCGGTTACCGCATCGCCATGCTGATCACCGCCAGCGGCATCCTGATCGTCGCCGGTCTGGTGGGCTGGTCGGTCGCCTATGCCGCCGTCGCGGTGCTGATGCTCGTCGGGGTCGGCGCGACCCTGGCCACGCCCGAACCGGCGGTCAATGTCGGCGACGTGGCGCGCGAGGAAAAGGACGCCCAGGATTTCCTCAAACGGCAGGCCGGCCTGCCGCCGGCGCTGGCAGGGCTTGCCGCGTGGTTCTACACCGCGGTCGCCTCGCCGTTCCTCGAGTTCTTCCGCCGTTTCGGCATGTTTTCGATTATCGTCCTGGCGCTTGTCCTGTTCTACAAGCTGGGCGACACCCTGGCCTCCATGATGACCGGCCCGTTCTATCTCGAGCTCGGTTTCACGCTCGAACAGGTAGGGCTGATCAGCAAGCCCGTGGGCCTCGTATCCACGATCGTGGGCGCCGTGCTGGGCGGCGTCATGGTCAACCGGCTGGGCGTCATCAAAAGCCTCTGGATCGGCGGCATAGCCCAGCTTATCTCCAACTTCAGCTATGTGCTGCTCGCCTGGGCAGGGAACGATCCATGGGCGCTGGGCGGCGTGATTGCCGTGGAGAACTTCGCCAGCGGCGTTGGGATCACCGCGTTCATTGCCTATATGTCCGGGCTGTGCAACGTGGCCTACACCGTCACCCAGTACGCGCTGCTGACATCGCTGATGAATGTGGGCCGCACCTTGCTGTCCGCGCCTTCCGGTTACCTGGCAGAGGCGGTCAGCTGGCCGGTATTCTTCAGTATGACCGCGGTCGCCGCCGTCCCCGGCCTGCTTCTGCTTTGGTGGGTGACACGGCGCTTCGGAACGGCTACCAAACCGCCGTCGGTGCTTCTTTGA
- a CDS encoding GNAT family N-acyltransferase, protein MRLALDEAEIIAAQHLRYRVFYEELGAAASCQMARDKLDVDEFDPVCDHLLVIDHALPADEAVVGTYRLLREEVAIANDGFYSASEYDLSPLFMGRGENMERQHGQFLELGRSCVRAEYRSNATIQFLWKGIAEYVYDHQVSYLFGCASLPGIDVAEHAEALSYLYHNFRAPEELCVYAVPSRHLEMNMMPADQIRERDVVKELPPLIKGYLRCGCYIGDGAVVDKQFGTTDVFILQSIARVPDKYFAHLARRARPA, encoded by the coding sequence GTGCGCCTGGCTCTCGACGAAGCCGAAATCATTGCCGCGCAGCACCTCCGATACCGGGTTTTCTACGAGGAACTCGGTGCCGCCGCGAGCTGCCAGATGGCCCGAGACAAGCTGGACGTCGACGAATTCGACCCGGTGTGCGACCACCTGCTGGTGATCGACCATGCGCTGCCGGCGGATGAGGCGGTGGTGGGCACTTATCGTCTGCTGCGCGAAGAGGTCGCGATCGCCAATGACGGCTTCTATTCTGCCTCCGAATACGATCTCAGCCCGTTGTTCATGGGCCGCGGCGAGAATATGGAGCGCCAGCATGGCCAGTTCCTCGAACTGGGCCGGTCCTGTGTCCGCGCCGAATACCGCTCGAATGCCACCATCCAGTTCCTCTGGAAGGGCATCGCCGAATACGTCTACGACCATCAGGTGTCATATCTGTTCGGATGCGCCAGCCTTCCCGGCATCGACGTCGCCGAGCATGCCGAGGCGTTGTCCTACCTCTATCACAATTTCCGGGCGCCCGAGGAGCTGTGCGTCTACGCCGTGCCGTCGCGCCATCTGGAAATGAACATGATGCCGGCCGACCAGATCCGTGAACGCGACGTGGTCAAGGAACTGCCGCCGCTGATCAAGGGCTATCTCCGCTGCGGTTGCTACATCGGCGACGGCGCGGTGGTCGACAAGCAGTTCGGCACCACCGACGTGTTCATTCTGCAGTCCATCGCCCGCGTGCCCGACAAATACTTCGCCCACCTGGCGCGCCGGGCCCGCCCGGCCTGA
- a CDS encoding exo-alpha-sialidase, giving the protein MANRIVAGTRKGLFILKPDGRGWTVERTAFLGSPVPSVLHDSRDGTLYAALDLGHFGGKLHRSDDFGQSWQEVAAPAYPKAEDGAEGDSLKLLWTLEAAGPDQSGMLWAGTIPGGLFVSHDRGETWALNEPLWSEPERARWFGGGYDKPGIHSVLVDPRNADRIIVGVSCGGVWLTEDGGKSWEIRTKGMRAPYMPPDLAEDGAIQDPHRVVQCAGRPEGYWIQHHGGIFRSADDLASWQEVSGMGPSTFGFAVAVHPTDPETAWFAPAVKDEFRYPVDGKFVVTRTRDGGRTAQVLDKGLPQATSYDLVYRHGLDVDESGERLAMGSTSGGLWTSADAGDSWTLLPDRLPPVYAVRFTTV; this is encoded by the coding sequence ATGGCCAATCGCATTGTTGCCGGAACCCGCAAGGGATTGTTCATCCTGAAGCCCGACGGGCGGGGCTGGACCGTAGAGCGCACCGCATTCCTGGGCAGCCCGGTACCATCCGTTCTGCACGACAGCCGCGACGGCACACTCTATGCCGCGCTGGACCTGGGCCATTTCGGCGGCAAGCTGCACCGGTCGGACGATTTCGGCCAGAGCTGGCAGGAGGTCGCCGCACCCGCCTATCCCAAGGCCGAAGACGGCGCCGAGGGCGACTCGCTCAAGCTGCTATGGACGCTGGAGGCGGCGGGACCGGACCAAAGCGGCATGCTGTGGGCCGGCACCATTCCCGGCGGCCTGTTCGTGTCCCACGACCGCGGCGAGACCTGGGCGCTCAACGAACCGTTGTGGAGCGAGCCGGAGCGCGCACGCTGGTTCGGCGGCGGCTATGACAAGCCGGGCATCCATTCGGTGCTGGTCGACCCCAGAAACGCCGACCGGATCATTGTCGGTGTCTCTTGCGGCGGCGTCTGGCTGACCGAGGACGGCGGCAAGAGCTGGGAAATCCGCACCAAGGGCATGCGCGCCCCCTACATGCCGCCCGACCTCGCCGAGGATGGCGCCATCCAGGACCCGCACCGCGTGGTGCAATGCGCCGGCCGCCCGGAGGGCTACTGGATCCAGCATCATGGCGGCATCTTCCGCTCGGCCGACGATCTGGCGAGCTGGCAGGAGGTGTCGGGCATGGGGCCGTCGACATTCGGCTTCGCGGTCGCTGTCCACCCGACCGACCCCGAAACGGCCTGGTTCGCCCCCGCCGTCAAGGACGAGTTCCGCTATCCGGTGGATGGGAAGTTCGTCGTCACCCGCACGCGGGACGGCGGCAGGACGGCGCAGGTGCTGGACAAGGGGTTGCCGCAGGCGACGTCCTACGACCTGGTCTACCGCCACGGCCTGGACGTGGACGAGTCCGGCGAAAGGCTGGCCATGGGATCGACATCGGGCGGTCTGTGGACCAGCGCCGACGCGGGCGACAGCTGGACCCTGCTGCCCGACCGCCTGCCACCGGTCTACGCGGTGCGCTTCACGACGGTTTAG
- a CDS encoding MoaD/ThiS family protein, which yields MAQMFFTQHLRRLVAHEYVDVQGATLRAALGDLFLQLPALRSYILDDQDRLRQHVCIFVDDERIDFRGSLDCEIAPESEIYVMQALSGGKTWPIALLPEPARDCSS from the coding sequence ATGGCGCAGATGTTCTTCACCCAGCATCTTCGCCGTCTCGTCGCCCACGAATATGTCGACGTGCAGGGCGCCACCCTGCGCGCGGCGCTGGGCGACCTGTTTCTCCAGCTTCCGGCGCTGCGCTCCTATATCCTCGACGACCAGGACCGATTGCGGCAGCATGTCTGCATATTCGTCGACGACGAGCGCATCGATTTTCGCGGGTCGCTGGATTGCGAGATCGCGCCGGAGTCCGAAATCTACGTGATGCAGGCATTGTCCGGAGGAAAGACATGGCCAATCGCATTGTTGCCGGAACCCGCAAGGGATTGTTCATCCTGA
- a CDS encoding NADP-dependent malic enzyme produces the protein MAEPKVTDREALLFHTMGQPGKIEIVATKPMATQRDLSLAYSPGVAAPVRAIAEDPSCAYDYTSKGNLVAVISNGTAILGMGNLGALASKPVMEGKAVLFKRFADVDSIDLEVDTENVDDFINCVRLLEPSFGGINLEDIKAPECFIIEQRLRELMNIPVFHDDQHGTAIIAAAGLINALDLTGRDIKDVKVVVNGAGAASIACVELIKAMGVPHANVIVCDTKGVLYQGRTEGMNQWKSAHAVVTDHRSLAEAMAGADVAMGLSAQGAYTPDMIASMAPNPIIFAMANPDPEITPEEVQDVRTDAIVATGRSDYPNQVNNVLGFPYIFRGALDVRATTINEDMKIAAAHALAELAREDVPDEVAAAYAGERPTYGPGYIIPAPFDPRLISRVPSAVAQAAMDSGVARRPIMDMDAYRARLNGRLNPTANFLQNIYTSVKSKPKRVVFAEGEEEKVIRAAFAFRSAGYGTPLLVGREDVIHATMHAMGIDDDGGVEVHNARESRNNDAYADYLYNRLQRNGSLYRDCQRMVNNDRNVFAACMVALGHADAMVTGLTRNYFTTYDEIRRVIDPLPNHTVYGLSMIVTRDRTVFMSDTQVNELPTAEQLAQIAKGAAATARRFGHEPRVALLSYANFGHPEGFRSDHIREARRILAEQKPDFEFDGEMSADVALNPDLQKLYPFMGLSGPANVLVMPALHSANLSSKLLQELGAGTVIGPLLSGLERSVQIVPMNAGASDLVNMAALAAFGSDLI, from the coding sequence ATGGCCGAACCAAAAGTCACAGATCGCGAAGCGTTGCTGTTCCACACCATGGGACAGCCCGGAAAAATCGAAATTGTCGCCACCAAGCCGATGGCGACCCAGCGCGACCTGTCGCTGGCCTACTCGCCGGGCGTCGCCGCGCCGGTGCGGGCCATCGCCGAGGACCCGTCCTGCGCCTACGACTATACGTCGAAGGGCAACCTGGTCGCGGTGATCTCGAACGGCACCGCCATTCTGGGCATGGGCAATCTGGGCGCGCTGGCGTCGAAGCCGGTGATGGAAGGCAAGGCGGTGCTGTTCAAGCGCTTCGCCGACGTGGATTCCATCGACCTGGAAGTCGACACCGAGAACGTCGACGACTTCATCAATTGCGTGCGCCTGCTGGAGCCCAGCTTCGGCGGCATCAACCTGGAAGACATCAAGGCGCCCGAGTGCTTCATCATCGAGCAGCGGCTGCGCGAGTTGATGAACATCCCCGTATTCCATGACGACCAGCACGGCACGGCGATCATCGCGGCCGCCGGCCTGATCAACGCGCTGGACCTGACAGGCCGCGACATCAAGGACGTGAAGGTTGTCGTCAACGGCGCCGGCGCCGCGTCGATCGCCTGCGTCGAACTGATCAAGGCCATGGGCGTGCCGCACGCCAACGTCATCGTCTGCGACACCAAGGGCGTGCTGTACCAGGGCCGCACCGAAGGCATGAACCAGTGGAAGTCGGCCCATGCCGTGGTCACCGATCATCGCTCCCTGGCCGAGGCCATGGCCGGCGCGGACGTCGCCATGGGCCTGTCGGCGCAGGGCGCCTATACGCCCGACATGATCGCCAGCATGGCGCCGAACCCGATCATCTTCGCAATGGCCAATCCGGACCCGGAGATCACGCCTGAGGAGGTCCAGGACGTCCGGACCGACGCCATCGTCGCCACCGGCCGGTCGGACTATCCGAACCAGGTCAACAACGTGCTTGGCTTCCCCTACATCTTCCGCGGCGCCCTCGATGTGCGCGCGACCACCATCAACGAGGACATGAAGATCGCCGCCGCGCATGCGCTGGCCGAACTGGCGCGCGAGGACGTGCCGGACGAGGTCGCCGCAGCCTATGCGGGCGAGCGGCCGACCTACGGCCCGGGCTACATCATCCCGGCGCCGTTCGATCCGCGACTGATCAGCCGCGTGCCGTCGGCCGTGGCGCAGGCCGCCATGGATTCCGGCGTGGCGCGCCGGCCGATCATGGACATGGACGCCTACCGCGCCCGGCTCAACGGCCGACTCAATCCCACCGCCAATTTCCTGCAGAACATCTACACCAGCGTGAAGTCCAAGCCGAAGCGTGTGGTGTTCGCCGAGGGTGAAGAGGAAAAGGTGATCCGTGCCGCCTTCGCGTTCCGCAGCGCCGGTTACGGTACCCCGCTGCTGGTGGGCCGCGAGGATGTCATCCATGCCACCATGCACGCCATGGGCATCGACGACGATGGCGGCGTGGAGGTCCACAACGCCCGCGAGAGCCGCAACAACGACGCCTATGCGGATTACCTCTACAATCGCCTGCAACGCAACGGCTCGCTCTACCGCGACTGCCAGCGCATGGTGAACAACGACCGCAACGTGTTCGCGGCCTGCATGGTGGCGCTGGGTCACGCCGACGCCATGGTCACCGGCCTGACGCGCAACTACTTCACCACCTATGACGAGATCCGCCGGGTCATCGACCCGTTGCCGAACCATACGGTCTACGGCCTGTCGATGATCGTCACCCGCGACCGCACCGTGTTCATGTCGGATACCCAGGTGAACGAGTTGCCGACCGCCGAGCAGCTGGCCCAGATCGCCAAGGGCGCGGCGGCGACCGCCCGCCGCTTTGGCCACGAGCCGCGCGTGGCGCTGCTGTCCTATGCCAATTTCGGCCACCCGGAAGGCTTCCGCAGCGACCACATCCGCGAGGCGCGGCGCATCCTGGCCGAGCAGAAGCCCGATTTCGAGTTCGACGGCGAGATGTCGGCCGATGTGGCGCTCAACCCCGACCTGCAGAAGCTGTATCCGTTCATGGGCCTGTCCGGGCCGGCGAACGTGCTGGTTATGCCGGCGCTGCATTCGGCCAACCTGTCCTCGAAGCTGCTGCAGGAGCTGGGAGCGGGCACCGTGATCGGGCCATTGCTGAGCGGGCTGGAGCGGTCGGTGCAGATCGTGCCGATGAATGCCGGCGCCTCGGATCTGGTCAACATGGCGGCGCTTGCCGCCTTCGGGTCAGACCTCATCTAG
- the mutS gene encoding DNA mismatch repair protein MutS, which produces MMVQYLEIKGQYPDYLLFYRMGDFYELFFDDAVKAAEALDITLTKRGKHQGDDIPMCGVPVHAADGYLAKLIRKGFRVAVCEQIEDPAEAKKRGSKSVVKRDVVRLVTAGTLTEETLLDARSHNYLAALGRAEGALALAWLDISTGDFCTGPTTILDLEADLARLQPGELLVPETLGAAAELHETFDQWHQALTPLAAARFNSLRGEEVLKRQFAVASLDGFGAFSRAEMAAAGALVAYLDDTQKGVLPRMRPPQRVEAHATVAIDAATRRSLELTRNQQGERGGTLLSCIDRTVTGAGARLLAERLSAPLTDPAAINGRLDAVAWFLERPTVAGRLREALRASPDMERALSRLSVGRGGPRDLLAIAQALAQAADIRQLIAQAAETEPLGAPPIVVKSAAEDLGEHAELVALLAGALIEDPPLIARDGGFVAPGHDARLDELRTLRDKSRQLIAGLQGQYRDHTGVASLKVKHNNVLGYFIEVPQNHGERMLKPPFNEVYIHRQTMAGAVRFNTAELAELDSKIGRAADQALACELQIFEDLSSEVTAHWAGVSLAARALAVLDVSAALADLAAARNWCRPEVDGSLAFEIRAGRHPVVEAAVAAQSQASFVANDCDLGEARRLWLVTGPNMAGKSTFLRQNALIAVLAQMGAYVPAASARLGVVDRLFSRVGASDDLARGRSTFMVEMVETAAILNQATERSLVILDEIGRGTATYDGLSIAWAAVEHLHDVNRSRGLFATHYHELTALAARLGALAPHTMKVKEWQGEVVFLHEVGPGAADRSYGIQVAKLAGLPRSVISRAQAVLEKLETGEQSGAVATLAEDLPLFSAHLKRPAPAPAEKSPVLEALAAVNPDEISAREALELVYRLRGLLGE; this is translated from the coding sequence ATGATGGTCCAGTATCTGGAGATCAAGGGTCAGTACCCCGATTACCTGCTGTTCTACCGGATGGGCGATTTCTACGAGCTGTTCTTCGATGACGCGGTGAAAGCCGCCGAAGCGCTCGATATCACGCTGACCAAGCGGGGCAAGCACCAGGGCGATGACATCCCCATGTGCGGTGTGCCGGTGCACGCCGCCGACGGATATCTGGCGAAGCTGATCCGCAAGGGATTCAGGGTCGCCGTGTGCGAGCAAATCGAGGATCCGGCCGAGGCAAAAAAGCGCGGCTCGAAGTCGGTGGTGAAGCGCGACGTGGTGCGCCTGGTGACCGCCGGCACGCTCACCGAGGAGACGCTGCTCGACGCGCGCAGCCACAATTACCTCGCTGCGTTGGGCCGCGCCGAAGGCGCGCTGGCGCTGGCCTGGCTCGACATCTCGACCGGGGATTTCTGCACCGGTCCGACCACCATTCTCGACCTGGAGGCCGATCTGGCGCGGCTCCAGCCCGGTGAACTGCTGGTGCCGGAGACGCTGGGGGCGGCGGCCGAGCTGCACGAGACGTTCGATCAATGGCACCAAGCGCTGACACCGCTGGCGGCGGCGCGGTTCAACTCGCTGCGCGGCGAGGAGGTGCTCAAGCGCCAGTTCGCGGTGGCCAGCCTGGACGGCTTCGGCGCGTTTTCACGTGCCGAGATGGCGGCGGCCGGCGCCCTTGTCGCCTATCTCGACGACACCCAGAAAGGCGTATTGCCCCGGATGCGGCCGCCGCAGCGGGTCGAGGCGCATGCCACCGTGGCCATCGACGCCGCGACCCGGCGAAGCCTGGAGCTCACGCGCAATCAGCAGGGCGAGCGCGGCGGCACGCTTTTGTCATGCATCGACCGCACGGTCACCGGCGCCGGCGCGCGCCTGCTGGCCGAGCGGCTGTCGGCGCCTCTCACCGATCCCGCGGCGATAAACGGGCGGCTCGACGCCGTCGCCTGGTTCCTCGAACGTCCCACCGTCGCGGGCCGGTTGCGCGAGGCGCTGCGGGCCAGTCCCGATATGGAGCGCGCTTTATCCCGGTTGTCGGTAGGACGCGGCGGTCCGCGCGACCTGCTGGCCATCGCCCAGGCGCTCGCCCAGGCTGCCGATATCAGGCAGCTGATCGCCCAGGCTGCCGAAACCGAGCCGCTTGGGGCGCCGCCGATCGTGGTGAAATCCGCGGCCGAGGACCTGGGCGAGCATGCCGAACTGGTGGCCCTGCTGGCCGGGGCGCTCATCGAGGATCCGCCGCTGATCGCCCGCGACGGCGGCTTCGTCGCTCCCGGCCATGACGCCCGGCTCGACGAGCTGCGCACCTTGCGCGACAAGTCGCGCCAGCTCATTGCCGGGCTGCAGGGGCAATACAGGGACCACACCGGTGTCGCCAGCCTCAAGGTCAAGCACAACAACGTGCTGGGCTACTTCATCGAGGTGCCGCAGAACCACGGCGAGCGCATGCTCAAGCCGCCATTCAACGAGGTCTATATCCACCGCCAGACCATGGCGGGCGCCGTGCGCTTCAACACCGCCGAGCTGGCCGAGCTCGATTCGAAGATCGGCCGCGCGGCCGACCAGGCGCTGGCCTGCGAGCTGCAGATCTTCGAGGATCTGTCGTCCGAGGTGACCGCGCACTGGGCCGGTGTATCGCTCGCCGCCCGGGCACTTGCCGTGCTCGACGTGTCGGCGGCGCTGGCCGATCTGGCGGCCGCCCGCAATTGGTGCCGGCCCGAGGTCGACGGCAGCCTCGCTTTCGAGATCAGGGCCGGACGCCATCCGGTGGTCGAGGCCGCCGTTGCCGCCCAGTCCCAGGCCAGCTTCGTCGCCAATGACTGCGATCTGGGCGAGGCCCGCCGGCTCTGGCTGGTCACCGGCCCCAACATGGCCGGCAAGAGCACCTTCCTGCGCCAGAACGCGCTGATCGCCGTGCTGGCGCAGATGGGCGCCTATGTGCCCGCCGCGTCGGCCCGGCTGGGCGTCGTCGACCGGCTGTTCAGCCGGGTCGGCGCCAGCGACGATCTGGCGCGTGGGCGGTCCACCTTCATGGTCGAGATGGTCGAGACGGCGGCGATCCTCAACCAGGCCACCGAACGCTCGCTGGTGATCCTCGACGAGATCGGCCGCGGCACCGCAACCTATGACGGCCTGTCGATCGCCTGGGCCGCCGTCGAGCATCTGCACGACGTCAACCGAAGCCGCGGTCTGTTCGCAACCCACTATCACGAGCTGACCGCTCTGGCCGCCCGGCTCGGCGCGCTCGCGCCGCACACCATGAAGGTGAAGGAGTGGCAGGGCGAGGTGGTGTTCCTGCACGAGGTCGGTCCCGGCGCCGCCGACCGGTCCTACGGCATCCAGGTGGCCAAGCTGGCCGGCCTGCCCCGGTCGGTCATCAGCCGGGCGCAGGCCGTGCTGGAGAAGCTGGAGACCGGCGAACAGTCGGGCGCGGTCGCCACCCTGGCCGAAGACCTGCCGCTGTTCTCGGCCCATCTGAAGCGCCCGGCGCCGGCCCCTGCCGAGAAATCGCCGGTGCTCGAGGCACTGGCCGCGGTCAATCCCGACGAGATCAGCGCGCGCGAGGCGCTGGAGCTGGTCTACCGCCTGCGCGGGCTGCTTGGCGAATAG